The nucleotide sequence ACAACGGGCTGCCGATGAGATACTCGTCGGTGCCGGGACACATGGGGTAGAAACCCATGGCGCTGAAAACATACCAGGCGGACATTTGTCCGGTGTCCTCGTCGCCACAGAAACCATCGGGGGTGGATTGGTAGAGCCGGCTCATCACCTCGCGGGCGCGGGCCTGGGTCTTCCACGGCTGGCCGACGTAGTTGTAGAGATAGATCATGTGCTGGATCGGCTGGTTGCCGTGGGCGTACTGGCCCATGTTGGACGCCACCATCTCGGTCATTTCATGGATCATCTGGCCGTAGGTGCCGACCTTGACATCCGGCGGGGTGTAGAAGACCTGGTCGAGTTTCTTACCAAACGCCTCGTCGCCGCCGAGGTGCTTGATCAGGCCGGGAATGTCCTGGAAGACACTCCATGTCCAGTGCCACGAGTTTCCTTCGGTGAAGGGACCGCCCCACTCGGTGGGATCGAAGTTTTCGCACCAGTTGCCGTCCGACTTCCGTCCGCGGACGAAGCCGATGGAGTCGTCGAGCACGTTCTTGTAGTTCAGCGCGCTCTTGGAGAAGGCTTCCTGTTCGGCGGTCTTGCCGAGGCTTTTGGCCATTACCGCGGCACAAAAATCGTCATAAGCGAACTCGAGTGTCTTCGCGGTGGATTCCTTGAACTCGGGATAAGGCACATAGCCCTTGGTCTTGTAGAACTCCGCGCCATCGCGGCCGATGGATTTGCAGTTGGCGGGGGCCTGGGTGTTCGCGTCGTGGACCATCGCGGCGAGCGCCTTTTCACCATCGAAATTGCGGATGCCCTTGACCCATGCGTCGGCGAACAGGGAGAAGGCGTGGTTGCCGATCATGCAGTCGCGGTGGCCGGGACTGAGCCATGAGGGCAGGTAGCCGCTCTGGTCATACGCGTTCAGCATGCCCTGCATGATCTGTCCGCTGATTTCCGGGAACAGGATGTTGTACAAGGGGTGTGAGGCGCGGAAGGTGTCCCAGTAGCCGGTGTCCGTATAGAAATAGCCTTCGTGCACCTTGCCGTCGAAAGGACTGAAATAGACCGGTTTGTTCGCGGCATCATACTCGAAGAACGAGTGCGGGAAGATCACGCTGCGGTAGAGCGCGCTGTAGAACGTGCGCCGCTGTTCCTCCGTTCCGCCGTCCACCTTGATGCGGCCGAGGGTCTCGTTCCACTTGGCGGCGGCCTGCTTGCGGACCGCTTCGAAGTCGGACTTGCCGATCTCGCGGTCCAGCGTGATCAACGCCTGCTCCGGACTGATGTAGGACGAGGCGACCTTGCAGCTCACGACCTTGCTGCCGCTGGTGTCGAATTTCAGATAGGCACCCACGTGCTTGTCCGCGAGCTTGGCCTGGCCTTCCTGGATCGCATCCGGGGTCCAGGTGCCGTGGGCGGTGAACGGACGATCGAATACGATGACGAAGTGGTTGGCGAAATTCTCCGGAACACCACCGTTGTTGTTGCGGCAGATGCCGACGATCTTGTTTTCGCCGGGGATGATCTCCACCGAGGAATTGTTCGCGAACGCGTCGAGCACGACATAGGAATCGCCCGCTTCGTCGAAGGTGAACCGGAAGCTCGCGCAGCGTTCGGTGGGGGTGACCTCCGCGGTGGCTTTCGCGGTGTCGAGGTGGACGCTGTAGTAGCCGGGATTCGCGATTTCATTCTCATGGCGGAATTCCGACGCGCGGTCGTCTTCCTTCACGACGAGTTTGCCCGAAACCGGCATAAGCGAGAAATTCGCATAATCCGCGATCCACGGGCTGGGCTGGTGGGTCTGGCGGATGCCGCGGATTTTGTTCTGACGGTAGTTGTAGTAGAACGGATCCTTCGCCTGCTGGGTGTAGGGAGCCCAGACGTTCATGGGGAAGGGCAGGGCGATGGCGGGGAATGTGTTGCCATGCGAGAAGCCGCCGGTGGAGTCGGTGCCTTGCAACGGATTGGCAAGCTCGACCAGGGATTTTTCCGCGGCGGATGCCGGGAACATCCCCAGTACCGAGAGGACGGTGAGGATAAGGGTGGGTTTCATGGTAAGGTATGGATTTGATGGTTACTTCAGCTGGTGCAGCGCGTAGGCGTAGGCACCGATGGCCACGGCCTCGCTGGTGCCGAGGCGCGACATTCCGACACCGACGCGGGGCATCGGGTCGTAGTTGAGTTTCTCGCCTGTTCCCGGCACGACGATCTCCCGCTTGTCTCCTTGGAGGAAGGTTGCGAGCTGCGCCGGGTCCTCGAGGTTGAAGGCCTGCTGGGCGAGCCGGCGGAATGGCTCCCCCTTCGGACTGGTGTAGCTGCCGTTCATCTCATCGACGATGGCCGGGAGAAACAACGGCCAGGCTCCCGACACCCCGCCTCCGATGACGGTGAGACCGTCCAGGAGGGTGGTGGCGAGCGAGACGACGTCGCCGACCGTTTCGCCGAGCCGGCGGAACGATTCGATGGCGGCGGCCTGGTTTCCTGCAATGCCGCCGGTGCCGATGTCGTAGATGGTTTTGGGATCCGGGGATTGCTCGAACGGGGTTCCGGTCAGTTCCGCATAGGCACGTTTCACCGCGCGGATGCAGGCGCCTTCTTCGGCGTTGGTTTCGGGGTGGAGCTTGTGGCGCATCAGCCAGATTTCCCCGGCGCAGATGTTGTCACCGCCGAAGAGTTC is from Luteolibacter yonseiensis and encodes:
- a CDS encoding ROK family protein encodes the protein MTTKLADDSRIVMTLDAGGTNFKFSAIRGNEAVTRPFSVPSNADNLERCLATLVDGFERVKNSLPDAPVAISFSFPGPTDYARGIIGDLGNLPCFRGGIPLGPMLEAKFGIPVFINNDGDLFTYGEAIAGFLPHVNSLLEKAGSPKRYKNLFGVTLGTGLGGGIVRDGELFGGDNICAGEIWLMRHKLHPETNAEEGACIRAVKRAYAELTGTPFEQSPDPKTIYDIGTGGIAGNQAAAIESFRRLGETVGDVVSLATTLLDGLTVIGGGVSGAWPLFLPAIVDEMNGSYTSPKGEPFRRLAQQAFNLEDPAQLATFLQGDKREIVVPGTGEKLNYDPMPRVGVGMSRLGTSEAVAIGAYAYALHQLK
- a CDS encoding GH92 family glycosyl hydrolase, with protein sequence MKPTLILTVLSVLGMFPASAAEKSLVELANPLQGTDSTGGFSHGNTFPAIALPFPMNVWAPYTQQAKDPFYYNYRQNKIRGIRQTHQPSPWIADYANFSLMPVSGKLVVKEDDRASEFRHENEIANPGYYSVHLDTAKATAEVTPTERCASFRFTFDEAGDSYVVLDAFANNSSVEIIPGENKIVGICRNNNGGVPENFANHFVIVFDRPFTAHGTWTPDAIQEGQAKLADKHVGAYLKFDTSGSKVVSCKVASSYISPEQALITLDREIGKSDFEAVRKQAAAKWNETLGRIKVDGGTEEQRRTFYSALYRSVIFPHSFFEYDAANKPVYFSPFDGKVHEGYFYTDTGYWDTFRASHPLYNILFPEISGQIMQGMLNAYDQSGYLPSWLSPGHRDCMIGNHAFSLFADAWVKGIRNFDGEKALAAMVHDANTQAPANCKSIGRDGAEFYKTKGYVPYPEFKESTAKTLEFAYDDFCAAVMAKSLGKTAEQEAFSKSALNYKNVLDDSIGFVRGRKSDGNWCENFDPTEWGGPFTEGNSWHWTWSVFQDIPGLIKHLGGDEAFGKKLDQVFYTPPDVKVGTYGQMIHEMTEMVASNMGQYAHGNQPIQHMIYLYNYVGQPWKTQARAREVMSRLYQSTPDGFCGDEDTGQMSAWYVFSAMGFYPMCPGTDEYLIGSPLFDKATINLPDGKQFVINTKNNGPQRPYIGDGFFNGKSFDRTWLKHGEIISGGELTFDMRSTTDHKWATHPEALPHGGMTELAKPAGK